Genomic DNA from Macadamia integrifolia cultivar HAES 741 chromosome 6, SCU_Mint_v3, whole genome shotgun sequence:
gaattgatgagcacatttatgtgtgaaatctaagtagtaaagcatgcatttgtaaatatttagaatggagctaccttggtgatgcagttgcacgatggacctaggaaagaaatatcttttaatttgattttctattgttttagaattaatttctttttaaattagctagcttctaattttagaatagtttccattaattgtttgatttttcctttatattagtcatgtaatagagattGGATGAATAGAAACTTGGTTGAAAATTtctttggttttgaaaccatggctgccgaccccttttttctccctctctgaaatcttctaatctcttcttttccctctcttattTCCCTCCTTATTTCTTCGtgatgtaatactgaaattgaggaagctcaaaacagtaccagggtaggatcttttctcagagaatagggaattctagatatggagaataggatattgctaaaacttGTCGAAAGGTgaaaaagatggaacaatagacaataatataacacccgggcttcacaccgcaaggtggatcgactggatcaaacaccaacctaccttgatcaaacacaagggatttcttgagcaaacacaagagaatcttgatcaaacacaagaagagagttgcataagcaaactttgttttaaattctgagttgtccttgaatgcttacaattgatccctatttataggaccaactcaacaaaacattacatacccaacttccaactaacaatagtagaaagtcttcacttattaaagttgggaTAGGAAAGTattcaccttccaactactaaagttgaaaGAGCCTTCAtctaccaactaccaaaagtggaaaaatcctcacctcttaaagttacaatggaaaagtcatcccccaactaccaaaggccttcacctaccaactaccaaaagtggaaaaatcctcacctcttaaagttacaatggaaaagtcatcccccaactaccaaaggtggaaaagtcttcatcccccaactaccaaaggtggaaaaatcttcatcccccaactaccaaaagtggaaaagtcttcacccatcatcacttacaaaagtgaattgatccccccatttagaaaagtaaaaagtaaaagtaaaagtaacttctaaccacttaaattgaaccgatattggaccaacatggaccatggttcaattggaactaaactaagacataaaacatgaaataaaaactaagtatgaaattaataagcatcaacaaggtaaggccacatgctagttactcttgttggccttcttcctacggatgtaggtcttcagattcttgttggccttcttcctacggatgtaggtcttcagatctgcatcagcTCCTCCCGACTTGAAAACATTCGTCTCCGACGAATGGGTGAAAGACATGTAACGCTCATATAAGTCAGGATCGAGTCGCTTGAagtcatcagcatgaatccaagtgcAATCAGTCCGTGGTCGTCCCTTCcatttgacaagaaaagtgtgataaccggtgccatGACGAGTGGTTTTGTAAGTATCATCCAAAACCTCTTCAATAACATCTTCAAGAGGTGGTGTAAGTTGGGGCAGCCTTAGCATTTGTTCCAGGTCACCATCATCTGAATGATGTCCCACATAAAGATGTAGGTcagctacattgaagacatcGCTTATGGTCATTTCCTCAGGTAATTCGAGCACATAAGCATTTggtcctatacgtttcagcaccttaTAAGGACCCATCTTATTTGGATGGAGCTTTGTGTTAACACCAGATCGGAACCTCTCAGGATTTATGCGAACCGTAACCATGTCTCCTGGTTTAAACTCCACATAACGACGATGATGATCAGCTGTAGTCTTGTAGACATCATTACTTAAGGCAATACGTCGTCGCACGTTTGCATGCACCTCTGTGATGTGGCGCAAGAATTCATCAGCTTCAAGGCTGATTCGAGTCTGGGGTGGGAGTGGAACAAGATCAATTGGGCGTTGCGGCTGAATTCCAAGTAATATCTCAAATGGTGTGCGCCCCGTTGTCCTGTTCACAGAGCTATTGTAGGCAAACTCAGCTATGTCAAGGATTgctggccatgtcttctcataatctcggACTAAGCACCTCAACAAGTTCCCCAAACTTCTATTAACAACCTCTGTCTGACCGTCAGTTTGTGGATGGAATGCAGTTGAAAACTGTAGCTTTGTGTTAGTTTTTAGTCACAATGTCTTCCAGGAATAGCTCATAAACTTGACGTCACGATCAGAGACAATAGTACTTGGCAGCCCATGCAGTCGAACAACCTCTTtaaagaagagctttgcaatGTGATAGGCATCAAAGGTCTTTCGACATGGCAAAAagtgagccatcttagagaagcGATCCACTACAACCATGATGGAATCGTACCGTTCTCTTGTAGGTGGCAGCCCAAGTACAAAATCCATACTAATGTCGAGCCAAGGTGCATGAGGAACCGGTAGTGGGGAGTAGAGGCCTGTATTCTGCTTGGTCCCCTTAGCAAGTTGACAGACTCGACACCTTTTGATGACATGATCTACGTCTTTTGCAATGTGTGGCCAGTAGTACCGATCAGTCACTTGTATGATGGTCTTGTCCTTGCCGAAGTGGCCTCCCAAACCTCCTCCGTGTAACTCCCTTATGATGTGATGTCATAGGGAGGAGTCTGGAATGCATAATCGCGTTCCGAAGAACAAATAACCATTGTGGACAGAACATTTAGGGTGTTGCTCACCTTGCTGTAACTCTGCATATAGAACTCTGAAATCCTTATCAGACGCGTACTCATCTCGTATCTGATCAATACTAACGGCATGTGCTGAAAAAGTATTGATAGTGAGAATTTTTTGGCTTAAAGCATCAGCCACCGTGTTCTCTTTACCAGCCTTGTATTTCATCGCAAAGACGAACTCTTGTAGGTAAGCAACCCACTTTGCATGCTTCTGACTGATTGACTTCTGAGAATGGAGATgtttgagtgcttcatgatcgGTGTAAAGAATAAATTCCTTACCAATAAGATAGTGTCTCCAATGGCGTAACACTTGGATGACAGCATAGAGCTCCAAATCGTAAGTCGAGTAGCGTCGCTTGGCATCGTTGAGTTTCTCGCTATAGAAAGCGATAGGGTGCCCTTCTTGTATCAGCACACCTCCCAACCCAATATGCGAAGCATCAGTTGCCACCTCAAATACACGATTAAAATCTGGCAGGCGTAATACCGGGGCCtccgtcatcttcttcttgataaaATGGAGGGCTTTTGTCGCCGCTGTTGTCCACTCAAACTTGCCTTTACTCTGCTTCATACATTCGGAAATTGGTGCCATGACTGCACTAAAATTTCGAATGAATCTCCTGTAAAATGAGGCTAGACCgtggaagctacggacttcaGTGATTGTCTTCGGGGTAGGCCAGTTGGTGATGCACTTGATTTTCTcaggatcagcttcaacccccttGGAGGAgacaataaaaccaaggaatacaaccttgggcagcataaaggaacacttcttgagattaatgtatagCTTCTCCATACGGAGCACCCTCAAGACTTGCTTCAAATGGTCGATGTGATCATCTGGATGCTTGCTGTAAACTAAGATATCATCAAAGTATACAACCAAAAATCGACCAATAAATGGACGAAGTACCTGTGTCATAACTCGCATGAATGTACTAGGTGCTTTCGTCAGACCAAAGGGCATAACCTTCCACTCGAACAGTCCATCCTTGGTTTTGAAGGCGGTCTTCCATTCGTCTCCTGGCCGAATacgaatttgatggtagccgcttcgaaggtccaattttgaaaagaccTTTGCACCGGACAACATGTCTAGCATATCATCAAGTCGTGGTATGGGAAACCTATACTTAACCGTTATTTTGTTGATTGCTCTGCTGTCGACACACATACGCCATGAGCCATCCTTTTTTGGAGTAAGTAATGCTGGTACATCACAAGGACTAAGGCTCTCAATGATAAACCCCTTCTGTAGTAGTTCATCAACTTGCCTTTTGAGCTCAGTGTGTTCTGTAGGACTGAGACAGTAAGCTGGAAGGTTGGGAAGCACAgaaccaggtaccaagtcaatagcATGCTGAATATCGCGCATGGGAGGGAGCTTATTAGGTAGCTCGTCAGGTACTAAATCAGAAAAGTCTGTTAGAAGCTCTCTAATAGGCCGTGTGAGCTGAACTGTTGGNGGAAACCTATACTTAACCGTTATTTTGTTGATTGCTCTGCTGTCGACACACATACGCCATGAGCCATCCTTTTTTGGAGTAAGTAATGCTGGTACAGCACAAGGACTAAGGCTCTCAATGATAAACCCCTTCTTTAGTAGTTCATCAACTTGCCTTTTGAGCTCAGTGTGTTCTGTAGGACTGAGACGGTAAGCTGAAAGGTTGGGAAGCACAGAcccaggtaccaagtcaatagcATGCTGAATATCGCGCATGGGAGGGAGCTTATTAGGTAGCTCGTCAGGTACTAAATCAGAAAAGTCTGTTAGAAGCTCTCTAATAGGCCGTGTGAGCTGAACTGTTGGTGGTGGAGTGACCTCTCTAGTAACCAGGGCTAATATCATGCCTGTATCATGGCTGGTTCGCTCACACTGCTTTTGTGGAACAGCTAAGATCTTCTGTGGAAGGACTAGCATCTTGTTGGTATCGGTGGTGGCTTTCTGGTTAGTCCTCAATGTCTGTCTCTTACGCATCTCCTCTGGTACATTGATAGGCTCAAGTATAGTGCGCTGCCCTTTAAAGGTAAATATGCACTGATTCTTCTTTCCGCCAGTGAGAACATCATTATCATACATCCATGGTctccctaaaagaacatcagtta
This window encodes:
- the LOC122081394 gene encoding uncharacterized protein LOC122081394 isoform X2: MVTVRINPERFRSGVNTKLHPNKMGPYKVLKRIGPNAYVLELPEEMTISDVFNVADLHLYVGHHSDDGDLEQMLRLPQLTPPLEDVIEEVLDDTYKTTRHGTGYHTFLVKWKGRPRTDCTWIHADDFKRLDPDLYERYMSFTHSSETNVFKSGGADADLKTYIRRKKANKSN
- the LOC122081394 gene encoding uncharacterized protein LOC122081394 isoform X1, which codes for MVTVRINPERFRSGVNTKLHPNKMGPYKVLKRIGPNAYVLELPEEMTISDVFNVADLHLYVGHHSDDGDLEQMLRLPQLTPPLEDVIEEVLDDTYKTTRHGTGYHTFLVKWKGRPRTDCTWIHADDFKRLDPDLYERYMSFTHSSETNVFKSGGADADLKTYIRRKKKANKSN
- the LOC122082213 gene encoding uncharacterized protein LOC122082213; the encoded protein is MAENESQWPPPPPDPMAKVIEMFQQLSADQKTINERLLRLENQSVTPIQGSNVPFEREDRYQLQSTVHRQHRRSAERAQQRTPTAPPTFEEHVRSYFNGDLEAPRRRADDSQKVKLELKEFNGKHDPQVFYDWLAALDDYFDWYELSESRKMRLARTKLVGSAREWWRTEERDLEDRGRAPITWEEMKEHLSAKYLPRHFRSQLQDKLNTLRQGSMSVAEYMEQFDSLYSRTGIRENELQVLSRFRLGLRSDINRAIGVVDVSNVRECFEKAVHAEELLAPTGRRFGYQAREITKKFSAKNPTSYPPRTTPSPRADHKGKAPMPSTATVQCFHCQERGHYAKNCPTHHKVAVMVDADDTPDEDNSHIFPIPLEEEDENVDYYDGAEANEDDSYGIHVVSRILVAETKGEDWRRTCIFYSRMRSADRTVQVIVDSGSCVNVVSELFVKKAHLKVEKHPQPYKVSLLNGNTLEVNQRCFVPLQLSRYEEKVWCDVIPMKLTDVLLGRPWMYDNDVLTGGKKNQCIFTFKGQRTILEPINVPEEMRKRQTLRTNQKATTDTNKMLVLPQKILAVPQKQCERTSHDTGMILALVTREVTPPPTVQLTRPIRELLTDFSDLVPDELPNKLPPMRDIQHAIDLVPGSVLPNLPAYCLSPTEHTELKRQVDELLQKGFIIESLSPCDVPALLTPKKDGSWRMCVDSRAINKITVKYRFPIPRLDDMLDMLSGAKVFSKLDLRSGYHQIRIRPGDEWKTAFKTKDGLFEWKVMPFGLTKAPSTFMRVMTQVVFLGFIVSSKGVEADPEKIKCITNWPTPKTITEVRSFHGLASFYRRFIRNFSAVMAPISECMKQSKGKFEWTTAATKALHFIKKKMTEAPVLRLPDFNRVFEVATDASHIGLGGVLIQEGHPIAFYSEKLNDAKRRYSTYDLELYAVIQVLRHWRHYLIGKEFILYTDHEALKHLHSQKSISQKHAKWVAYLQEFVFAMKYKAGKENTVADALSQKILTINTFSAHAVSIDQIRDEYASDKDFRVLYAELQQGEQHPKCSVHNGYLFFGTRLCIPDSSL